A stretch of Campylobacter gracilis DNA encodes these proteins:
- a CDS encoding DUF3137 domain-containing protein encodes MSLVSYELKKQKLDGTCNVALWKARGGVAAVVLALFIAMRKDFGDFSFLFLLVLLALAYPAYKYLAVRISRKFEALSEEAFKNEFLLWIAKELRLTFQPFGAFLLDEIYKNPLRKEANLCTCKHAIVGKTPEFGIKIGDICLSRDFDKNRENRVFELDKILHLKKKDDTAIFDGLFAKFDFSETFDSKILVVPRGEFIFGASDLKLLKDSPHLSASFDVYLNNSAAAAFLQNKKILENMQTITVNLFGKTELYLGENSLVIGVENSEIFKSAPSSQSAKLLESLNKMIEIAKIFAYLKKLGQVE; translated from the coding sequence ATGAGCCTTGTTTCTTACGAATTAAAAAAGCAAAAACTAGATGGAACGTGCAATGTGGCGCTTTGGAAGGCGCGTGGCGGCGTGGCGGCAGTAGTACTGGCGCTATTTATTGCTATGCGCAAGGATTTCGGAGATTTCTCGTTCCTGTTTTTATTGGTACTGCTAGCTCTTGCTTATCCTGCTTACAAATACCTAGCTGTGCGCATTTCGCGTAAATTTGAAGCGCTCAGTGAAGAGGCCTTCAAAAACGAATTTTTGCTTTGGATCGCAAAGGAGCTGCGTCTTACCTTTCAGCCTTTCGGCGCGTTTTTACTCGATGAAATTTACAAAAATCCGCTCCGTAAAGAGGCAAATCTATGCACTTGCAAGCACGCTATAGTGGGCAAGACGCCCGAATTTGGCATAAAAATCGGTGACATCTGCCTAAGCCGCGATTTCGATAAAAACAGAGAAAATCGGGTATTTGAGCTGGATAAAATTTTGCATCTTAAAAAAAAGGATGATACGGCGATTTTCGACGGGCTTTTTGCAAAATTTGATTTTAGCGAGACCTTCGATAGTAAAATTTTAGTCGTGCCGCGCGGAGAGTTCATCTTCGGCGCATCGGATCTGAAGCTGCTTAAAGACAGCCCGCACCTAAGCGCGTCGTTTGATGTTTATCTCAACAATTCCGCCGCCGCCGCATTTTTGCAAAACAAAAAAATTTTAGAAAACATGCAGACGATCACCGTAAATTTATTTGGTAAAACCGAGCTTTATCTGGGCGAAAACAGCCTTGTAATCGGCGTTGAAAATAGCGAAATTTTCAAATCCGCGCCGAGCTCGCAAAGCGCGAAGTTGCTCGAAAGCCTAAATAAAATGATCGAGATCGCTAAAATTTTCGCCTATCTCAAAAAGCTCGGGCAGGTAGAATAA
- a CDS encoding DUF7674 family protein, with protein MCLIKTDLGKYEEYIYFFIEKNRAYFSAYQEQIFPFDMEYIPSLLWLLASFAETTIKIFDDLDEKTRNEIFDFVEKGAASEDEYIGTAFCTGFVETIVNIAKEDEYKIVSKYFRNETQEYAAAWMKFGE; from the coding sequence ATGTGCTTAATAAAGACCGATTTGGGCAAATATGAGGAATATATCTATTTCTTTATAGAGAAAAATAGGGCGTATTTTAGCGCCTATCAAGAACAGATATTTCCTTTCGATATGGAGTACATACCTAGCTTATTGTGGCTGCTTGCATCTTTTGCAGAAACTACAATTAAAATTTTTGACGATTTGGACGAAAAGACAAGAAATGAAATTTTCGATTTTGTGGAAAAGGGAGCGGCAAGCGAAGACGAATACATCGGCACGGCGTTTTGCACCGGCTTTGTTGAAACAATTGTAAATATTGCGAAAGAAGACGAATATAAGATAGTTAGCAAATATTTTAGAAATGAGACACAAGAATATGCCGCCGCTTGGATGAAATTTGGCGAATAG
- a CDS encoding ribonucleoside-diphosphate reductase subunit alpha: MKVIKRNGRTEELDVSKIKKYTSEAVEGLENVSLSELEVDAKIQFRDMITTEEIQQTLIKTAVEKIDVDRPNWTFVAARLFLYDLYHKVTGFSGYNSLEDYFARGEAAGRIMLGLKEKYDLEDLNSYLQPQRDLQFNYLGIKTLYDRYLIKDKSGAPIELPQQMFMAIAMFLAQNELDCQSWAKKFYDLISKFEVMLATPTLSNARTTRHQLSSCYVGSTPDNIEGIFDSYKEMALLSKFGGGIGWDWCKVRAMGGSIDGHKNAAGGIIPFLKITNDIAVAVDQLGTRKGAIAVYIEPWHMDVSDFLDLRKNSGEERRRAHEIFPALWINDLFMKRLQSGGKWTLFDPAEVSDLSDLYGAEFEARYEQYEADDKISKSTILAKELWKKILTSYFETGMPFLCFKDNANRINPNAHQGLIRSSNLCTEIFQNTAPNHYKIKVVFADGSERLFEENEDVRTDAGIVKKAKKITALDTLGGKEIFIVEKGCSEGATAVCNLASVNLSKINSREEIARVMPIAVRMLDNVIDLNFYPHAKVKHTNLKTRAIGLGVMGEAQMLAERGVKWGSYEHFELIDRIMENVSFNAIKASSNLAVEKGRYPDFAGSKWSEGIFPIDLANENAKALVKRGGLFEQSSCDWDGLREKVKRDGMRNGYLMAIAPTSSISILVGTTQTIEPVYKRKWFEHNLSGMIPVVVPNLSPKTWQAYVPAYELDQRLLVKAGAIRQKWIDQGQSLNIFMSLDKASGGYLSEIYTLAWQLGLKSTYYLRSESPDSEKLNNVADRSIECEGCQ; encoded by the coding sequence ATGAAAGTAATCAAACGCAACGGCAGAACCGAGGAACTTGACGTAAGCAAGATTAAAAAATACACGAGCGAGGCAGTGGAGGGTCTGGAAAACGTAAGCCTTAGCGAGCTTGAGGTGGACGCAAAGATCCAGTTTCGCGATATGATCACCACGGAGGAGATTCAGCAAACCCTCATCAAAACCGCAGTCGAGAAGATCGACGTGGACCGCCCGAACTGGACTTTCGTCGCCGCGCGGTTATTTTTATACGATCTATATCACAAGGTAACGGGCTTTAGCGGCTACAACAGCCTGGAGGATTACTTCGCTCGCGGCGAGGCGGCGGGTCGCATAATGCTCGGCTTAAAGGAAAAATACGATCTAGAGGATCTAAATTCTTACTTGCAGCCGCAGCGCGATTTGCAGTTTAACTACCTCGGCATCAAGACGCTTTACGATCGCTACCTCATCAAGGATAAAAGCGGCGCGCCGATCGAGCTTCCGCAGCAGATGTTTATGGCGATCGCGATGTTCCTTGCGCAAAACGAGCTTGATTGCCAGAGCTGGGCGAAGAAATTTTACGATCTTATATCTAAATTTGAAGTCATGCTCGCGACCCCTACGCTTTCAAACGCCCGCACGACGCGCCATCAGCTAAGCAGCTGCTACGTGGGAAGCACGCCTGATAATATCGAAGGGATTTTTGATAGCTACAAGGAGATGGCGCTTCTGAGCAAATTCGGCGGCGGTATCGGCTGGGACTGGTGCAAGGTGCGCGCGATGGGCGGTAGCATCGACGGACATAAAAACGCCGCGGGCGGCATCATTCCGTTTTTAAAGATCACGAACGACATCGCCGTCGCCGTCGATCAGCTGGGCACGCGCAAGGGCGCTATCGCCGTGTATATCGAGCCGTGGCACATGGACGTGAGCGACTTTTTAGATCTGCGCAAAAACTCGGGCGAGGAGAGGCGCCGCGCGCATGAAATTTTTCCCGCGCTGTGGATAAACGATCTGTTTATGAAAAGGCTTCAAAGCGGCGGCAAGTGGACGCTATTCGATCCTGCAGAAGTAAGCGATTTGAGCGATCTATACGGCGCGGAATTTGAGGCGCGCTACGAGCAATACGAGGCCGACGATAAAATTTCAAAATCCACCATCCTGGCAAAGGAGCTTTGGAAGAAAATTTTAACGAGCTATTTTGAGACGGGCATGCCCTTTTTGTGCTTCAAAGATAACGCCAACCGCATCAATCCAAACGCGCATCAAGGCTTGATCAGGAGCTCAAATTTATGTACGGAGATCTTTCAAAACACGGCGCCGAACCACTACAAAATCAAAGTCGTCTTTGCCGACGGCAGCGAGAGGCTGTTTGAGGAAAACGAAGATGTAAGAACCGACGCGGGCATCGTAAAAAAGGCGAAAAAGATCACCGCGCTAGACACGCTGGGCGGCAAAGAAATTTTTATCGTAGAAAAGGGCTGCAGCGAGGGCGCGACGGCGGTTTGCAACCTCGCAAGCGTAAATTTAAGCAAAATCAACAGCCGCGAGGAGATAGCTCGCGTGATGCCGATCGCCGTGCGGATGCTCGATAACGTCATCGATCTAAATTTTTACCCGCACGCCAAGGTCAAACACACCAATCTAAAAACGCGCGCGATAGGGCTCGGCGTAATGGGCGAAGCGCAGATGCTGGCCGAGCGCGGCGTGAAGTGGGGCAGCTACGAGCACTTCGAACTGATCGATAGGATAATGGAAAACGTGAGCTTTAACGCGATCAAGGCAAGCTCAAATTTAGCCGTAGAAAAGGGCAGGTACCCTGATTTTGCGGGATCGAAGTGGAGTGAAGGAATTTTCCCGATCGATTTAGCGAACGAAAACGCCAAAGCGCTCGTTAAGCGCGGCGGGCTCTTTGAGCAGAGCAGCTGCGACTGGGACGGACTGCGCGAGAAAGTAAAGCGCGACGGCATGCGAAACGGCTATCTGATGGCGATCGCGCCGACATCGAGTATCAGCATACTCGTAGGCACCACGCAGACGATCGAGCCGGTATATAAGCGCAAATGGTTCGAGCACAACCTAAGCGGCATGATCCCGGTCGTCGTGCCGAATTTAAGCCCGAAAACGTGGCAGGCATATGTGCCTGCGTACGAGCTCGATCAGCGCCTGCTCGTAAAGGCGGGCGCCATCCGCCAAAAATGGATTGATCAAGGCCAGAGCCTAAATATCTTCATGAGCCTAGACAAAGCTAGCGGCGGCTATCTGAGCGAAATTTACACGCTTGCGTGGCAGCTGGGGCTAAAATCGACCTACTATCTACGCTCCGAAAGCCCAGATAGCGAGAAGCTAAACAACGTCGCGGATCGCTCTATTGAGTGCGAGGGGTGTCAGTGA
- the imm40 gene encoding Imm40 family immunity protein, which produces MSVEEDGAAFIDEDYVNIVPQDLLERGIRLREEYGIYDIAWKFDDVMEVLKITRGKGMIILGGDVYRLNGNEPIITYDNWYTEEEDDNAFELAIEYITKYRARNGDDFAYCPTICPGRVPK; this is translated from the coding sequence ATGTCAGTTGAAGAAGATGGCGCAGCGTTTATAGATGAAGACTACGTAAATATCGTGCCGCAGGATCTTTTAGAGCGCGGTATACGCCTAAGAGAAGAGTACGGAATTTATGATATCGCTTGGAAATTTGATGATGTAATGGAGGTGCTAAAAATCACAAGAGGCAAAGGTATGATTATCCTAGGAGGAGACGTATATCGCCTAAACGGTAATGAGCCCATAATCACATATGACAACTGGTATACCGAAGAGGAAGATGACAATGCATTCGAATTGGCAATCGAATATATCACTAAGTATCGCGCTAGAAATGGAGATGATTTTGCATATTGCCCAACTATTTGTCCTGGGCGGGTGCCCAAATGA
- a CDS encoding TonB-dependent receptor plug domain-containing protein, which translates to MIVGFWACKPCKSGAGRNYSASVKGEKSTQNRCGGGLARSLIVAACLCGLSAAQDSSENNATRSASTKENPGAQSSAATTNSYKFPEIVVVGNIDSSLTSVGDSYGGTQKISRTMIESMPSGNGDFVQLLRTNPNVQFSSTNRQSTTLGEISPANISINGAKYWQNNFMLDGANMNNDLDPARNPGGNPTRFSAFDTMNSVSQGMAIDSDFLRSVEVHDSGVSAKYGGFTGGVVEAKTRDPRAGFHGKFSMQHTEDSWTRYHIYGDEQSFENSATPLNQPRFDKWITRLNLEGTVTEDLGLMFGYTNTRSKIPLKAYDRRYNADTTITERVQRRNIDNYFLKALWYANDRLTITPSVTYAPERNKMFNDHVKDSYADMKSGGLNLALKADYDGDFARFNQILSYSKLESSRDAENEYYRAWQYSNVKNWGSKILSAAAIEGGFGDLDQTQKSLSYNADLEFNEFDLGGSKHRFITGFEFKKQEAKFNVKKEFMTAGGIAPLPAGVNACDPNDELCSIDDSFARRGRSGQFFTRKSYYKGNTKVDMKSLAVYLEDEIKIGDLTLRPGVRLNRDDYMKQTTAAPRFNSYYDIFGDGDSIISFGANRYYGRNLFTYKLREGREGLATTYTRPRNAYTQNWTQLPKDPSLTKFNELKVPYEDELVFGAKQKLGNFEFFGKYVSRKGRDQIIKSTRRDLGLAPNPNYQNNYQTFTNDGRSENKILTFGIKTIDDYEAFGTLNGFELGFEHIKMKTNNTLYDISLDRETLEDEKIIEYDGRLMRLSELPAQDYARPWTASLNIITKIPSYGISVNNFLSFKGSQEAIARTGRTPAGKYPARYDKYEKVNLGKSYSWDARIGYAKKMAGEVEFFTNLDIYNVLNKRNKARLSSDTSLDLVYEAGRQFWLEAGIRW; encoded by the coding sequence ATGATTGTCGGTTTTTGGGCCTGTAAGCCATGTAAAAGCGGCGCAGGCCGCAATTATTCCGCTTCCGTAAAAGGCGAGAAATCCACTCAAAATCGCTGCGGGGGGGGGCTTGCACGCTCCTTAATAGTCGCGGCGTGTCTTTGCGGCCTAAGTGCCGCGCAGGATTCGTCTGAAAATAATGCAACCAGGAGCGCTTCTACCAAAGAAAATCCAGGCGCGCAGAGCTCGGCTGCGACGACAAATAGTTATAAATTCCCCGAAATAGTCGTCGTCGGCAACATCGACTCGAGCCTGACGAGCGTCGGCGATAGCTATGGCGGTACGCAAAAAATAAGCAGGACGATGATCGAGTCGATGCCTAGCGGTAACGGCGATTTCGTGCAGCTTCTGCGTACCAACCCAAACGTGCAATTCAGCTCCACAAACCGCCAGAGCACGACGCTAGGCGAGATCAGCCCCGCAAACATAAGCATTAACGGCGCGAAGTATTGGCAAAATAACTTTATGCTTGACGGCGCGAATATGAATAACGATCTCGATCCCGCTAGAAATCCGGGCGGCAATCCTACGCGCTTTTCGGCGTTTGATACGATGAATTCCGTCTCGCAAGGTATGGCGATCGATAGCGATTTCTTACGAAGCGTCGAGGTGCACGATAGCGGCGTCTCCGCCAAATACGGCGGATTTACCGGCGGCGTGGTGGAGGCTAAGACGCGAGATCCGCGCGCGGGCTTTCACGGTAAGTTTTCGATGCAGCACACCGAGGATAGCTGGACCAGATACCATATCTACGGCGATGAACAGAGCTTTGAAAACTCCGCCACTCCGCTAAATCAGCCGAGATTCGATAAGTGGATCACTAGGTTAAATTTAGAGGGCACCGTTACCGAGGATCTGGGCTTGATGTTCGGCTACACCAACACTAGAAGTAAAATTCCGCTCAAGGCCTACGACAGAAGATACAACGCAGATACGACCATCACCGAGCGAGTTCAGAGGCGAAATATAGACAACTACTTTCTAAAGGCGCTTTGGTATGCAAACGACCGCCTAACTATCACGCCTAGCGTAACCTACGCGCCCGAGCGAAACAAGATGTTTAACGACCACGTCAAAGACTCTTACGCCGATATGAAATCGGGCGGTTTAAATTTAGCGCTTAAAGCCGACTACGATGGCGATTTTGCTAGATTTAATCAAATTTTATCCTACAGCAAGCTGGAAAGTTCGCGCGATGCAGAGAATGAATATTACAGGGCTTGGCAATACTCAAACGTAAAGAATTGGGGCAGTAAAATTTTATCTGCCGCAGCGATAGAGGGCGGCTTTGGGGATCTCGATCAGACTCAAAAGAGCCTTTCATACAACGCGGATCTGGAGTTTAACGAATTTGATCTCGGCGGCAGCAAGCATAGATTTATCACAGGCTTTGAGTTTAAAAAGCAAGAGGCTAAATTTAACGTAAAAAAAGAGTTTATGACCGCTGGCGGAATAGCACCGCTACCTGCGGGTGTAAATGCTTGCGATCCGAATGACGAGCTCTGCTCGATAGACGATTCTTTTGCGAGGCGTGGTAGAAGCGGCCAGTTTTTTACGCGAAAAAGCTATTACAAGGGCAATACTAAGGTAGATATGAAAAGCTTGGCGGTTTATCTGGAGGATGAGATAAAAATCGGCGATCTTACCTTACGACCGGGCGTAAGATTAAATAGGGACGATTATATGAAGCAAACGACTGCGGCACCGAGATTTAACAGCTACTACGATATTTTTGGCGACGGCGATTCGATCATTAGCTTCGGCGCAAACCGCTACTACGGACGCAATCTCTTTACCTACAAATTAAGAGAAGGTCGAGAGGGTCTTGCCACTACCTACACGCGCCCGCGCAATGCTTATACTCAAAACTGGACGCAACTGCCAAAAGACCCATCTCTAACTAAATTTAACGAGCTAAAGGTGCCTTATGAGGATGAGCTTGTATTCGGGGCGAAGCAAAAGCTCGGGAATTTTGAGTTTTTCGGCAAATACGTAAGCCGCAAGGGCAGGGATCAGATCATCAAATCTACGCGAAGAGATCTAGGTCTAGCGCCGAATCCGAACTACCAAAACAACTATCAAACCTTTACTAATGACGGCAGAAGTGAAAATAAAATTTTAACCTTCGGCATTAAAACGATCGATGATTACGAGGCCTTCGGTACGCTAAATGGCTTTGAGCTAGGCTTTGAACACATCAAGATGAAAACGAACAACACCCTTTATGACATATCGCTTGATAGAGAAACGCTCGAAGATGAAAAGATCATCGAATACGACGGCAGGCTGATGAGGCTATCGGAGCTTCCGGCGCAGGACTATGCTAGGCCTTGGACTGCAAGCCTAAATATCATCACTAAAATTCCAAGCTACGGCATCAGCGTAAATAACTTCCTCTCGTTTAAAGGCTCGCAAGAAGCGATCGCTCGCACGGGCAGGACGCCTGCGGGCAAGTATCCTGCCAGATACGATAAATACGAAAAGGTAAATCTCGGCAAAAGCTACAGCTGGGATGCGCGCATCGGATACGCTAAAAAGATGGCGGGCGAGGTGGAATTTTTTACGAATTTAGACATCTACAACGTCCTAAATAAGCGCAACAAAGCAAGACTTAGCAGCGACACCTCGCTCGATCTAGTCTATGAAGCAGGCAGGCAGTTTTGGCTGGAGGCGGGCATTCGGTGGTAG
- a CDS encoding DUF945 family protein, producing the protein MKKIIAALVVIVALIVGVFVATKDAKTGVAKSVNDSITKTVDGAVGKSASAAIEQQIAEFIARNEIFETKSAKFYPGDSNSSGFIEGVVKKEKLQKSLAEGFSKLKEKAGAQDSNDTDEPDPAKIFPEDFAFRYDYTIKHSVKNAADGFESDGILTIKTPYYAEPCKKLFKTDAPLSTHLNYGPTEVKFSAKLADINVLEDGGMGRLAGLSLNGTSDMSGKTIKALGFKIGEIFIDDGKDSGLDIKDLIYEANFKNGIQDLDDNITKLFLNDIDFAGSTKELVVTVDKQRFVVVTDMSTEGSYRVKDGILNFNESDKAQSLKIADVLVRNIHLGVDTSFSAALFEKYLSVVSNPQEGEKLAENKELFMKLLKDDMKINVNDFSFENSLGKKFAFNASALVGGYIDETQLFKRMSLDGKATINTTITDFLSPYDSLRDFAPMAEVYGSQFLKPDGDGVKMEFSFDKASNSMILNGKPIPLPHN; encoded by the coding sequence ATGAAAAAGATCATCGCGGCTTTAGTGGTCATCGTAGCGCTTATAGTGGGCGTTTTTGTAGCGACGAAGGACGCTAAAACGGGCGTAGCTAAAAGTGTAAACGATAGCATAACCAAAACGGTTGACGGTGCGGTCGGCAAGAGTGCCAGCGCGGCGATTGAGCAGCAGATTGCGGAATTTATCGCTAGAAACGAAATTTTCGAGACTAAAAGCGCTAAATTTTATCCGGGAGATAGCAACTCAAGCGGCTTTATCGAAGGCGTAGTAAAAAAAGAGAAACTGCAAAAAAGCCTTGCTGAAGGCTTTAGCAAGCTAAAGGAAAAAGCAGGCGCGCAAGATAGCAACGATACGGACGAGCCGGATCCTGCTAAAATTTTCCCGGAGGATTTTGCTTTTCGCTATGACTACACTATCAAGCATAGCGTAAAAAATGCTGCGGATGGATTTGAGAGCGACGGAATTTTAACGATTAAGACGCCATATTACGCAGAGCCTTGCAAGAAGCTGTTTAAGACTGACGCGCCGCTTAGCACGCATCTAAACTACGGACCTACAGAGGTTAAATTTAGCGCAAAGCTAGCCGATATAAATGTGCTCGAAGATGGCGGAATGGGGCGTCTTGCAGGCCTTAGCCTAAACGGCACGAGCGATATGAGCGGAAAAACGATAAAAGCCTTGGGTTTTAAAATCGGTGAAATTTTTATAGACGACGGCAAGGATTCGGGTCTTGATATAAAGGATCTTATCTATGAGGCAAACTTTAAAAACGGCATCCAAGATCTAGACGATAATATAACCAAGCTCTTTTTGAATGACATAGATTTTGCAGGCAGCACAAAAGAGCTCGTCGTAACTGTAGATAAGCAGCGCTTCGTCGTAGTTACGGATATGAGCACAGAAGGTAGCTACCGCGTAAAAGATGGAATTTTAAATTTCAACGAAAGCGATAAAGCCCAAAGCTTAAAGATCGCCGATGTGCTAGTGCGAAACATCCATTTAGGCGTCGATACCAGCTTTAGCGCCGCACTTTTCGAAAAATATCTGTCTGTTGTCTCAAATCCGCAAGAAGGCGAAAAATTAGCGGAAAATAAAGAGCTTTTTATGAAGCTGCTAAAAGATGATATGAAAATCAACGTGAATGATTTTTCGTTTGAAAATAGCCTCGGTAAGAAATTTGCTTTTAACGCAAGCGCGCTAGTAGGCGGCTACATCGACGAGACGCAGCTTTTTAAGCGTATGAGCTTGGATGGCAAAGCTACGATAAATACGACCATCACGGACTTCTTATCGCCTTATGACAGCTTGCGCGATTTTGCGCCGATGGCGGAAGTTTACGGCTCGCAGTTTCTTAAGCCTGATGGAGATGGGGTTAAGATGGAGTTTAGCTTCGATAAAGCAAGCAACTCTATGATCTTAAACGGAAAGCCTATCCCACTACCGCACAACTAA
- a CDS encoding M16 family metallopeptidase: MRKILLFLLLCAGAFALEWDGAVLRGALPNGLKYYILENSVPKNSAVFYLVVDAGSIDESPNERGLVHFIEHMSFNGSRDFSKNELIKKLQSLGVKFGADVNAQTGYDSTIYTLSIAVSEENLKDVFKIFASIADGVEFNPLELVKERGVIIEEARSRDTPIARLYERMDEELYGGSAYFNRAPIGDMAVVKSVSAQRIKELYQKIYQPRSMKFIAVGDFKRDKILKLLKQNFSPLKNTNSYARQDMGIPSRQGLKIYNYDTNETSLNSVKISFWEEFAPPSSEANARKILKSELISSLISTIYERAKASEGALLRVNFSRSNLQFQKTIYSFDVAVLGGDFDGAISQALGLIKGLRDSGFDARDFALAKDALISSRHSAFKRRKSANSAFFAREILHAVKSGAVLPSAVKQRDLEVKLLREISLEELNLEFRRLTDLSEVHASVFSGSGYNLDEAKFKKLQSGAKAVNTHAAHKKLPDSLVSKNLPEGKILSKSLDSQFKFYTYLLENNATVILKPLKTRKDFISFAAVSRGGMSNLAHPGLGSFAAMLSNESGAGEFNNYEISQILSGRQVNYRKNISAFSHGFYGSCGSRDLKWLLEAINLELSSPRVDEKALQNLKIKSLDELARNEKLPGYKFSREFSEFFYGGNARMRPLSAAQIKALNAEELKKIIYDKFSNAASYTFVLSGDFELKDAEALIKKYLASLPVRGEREDFKDDGIRSLSGRHVFMRNYQNSPRSDVALTAINRSAPHSLENTIKISALASVLQEALRERIREDEGRTYGFSVASSLSRIPYEHSSLHISFSCAPQNTDQILSAIREIFAEIAGGGSDVARHLENFKKSQIITARTARESPEFWNDALVKYALWNEEIADFKTFEKIINSISPKDIAEAAQTYIFDTDETVRINAPKF, encoded by the coding sequence ATGCGAAAAATTTTACTATTTTTACTGCTTTGTGCGGGAGCTTTTGCGCTTGAGTGGGACGGAGCCGTCCTGCGGGGGGCGTTGCCAAACGGGCTTAAATACTATATTTTAGAAAATTCCGTGCCTAAAAATTCCGCCGTTTTCTATCTGGTCGTGGATGCGGGCTCGATCGACGAGAGCCCTAATGAGCGCGGGCTTGTGCACTTCATCGAGCATATGTCCTTTAACGGAAGTCGCGATTTTAGCAAAAACGAGCTCATCAAAAAATTGCAGAGCCTGGGCGTGAAATTCGGCGCCGACGTAAATGCGCAGACGGGCTACGACAGCACGATTTACACGCTTAGCATCGCCGTTAGCGAAGAAAATTTAAAGGACGTTTTTAAAATTTTTGCTTCGATTGCGGACGGAGTGGAGTTCAATCCGCTCGAGCTCGTAAAAGAAAGAGGCGTCATAATCGAGGAGGCGCGCAGCCGTGATACGCCGATCGCAAGGCTTTACGAGCGGATGGATGAGGAGCTTTACGGCGGCAGCGCGTATTTTAATCGTGCGCCGATCGGCGATATGGCGGTCGTAAAATCCGTAAGTGCGCAGCGAATCAAGGAGCTTTATCAAAAAATTTACCAGCCCAGGTCTATGAAATTTATAGCCGTGGGCGATTTCAAAAGGGATAAAATTTTAAAATTGCTAAAGCAAAATTTTTCGCCTCTTAAAAATACAAACTCCTACGCTCGCCAGGATATGGGCATTCCGTCTAGGCAGGGTTTGAAAATTTACAATTACGATACGAACGAAACATCGCTAAATTCCGTCAAAATTTCGTTTTGGGAGGAATTTGCGCCGCCGAGTAGCGAGGCGAATGCGAGAAAAATTTTAAAAAGCGAGCTTATCTCAAGCCTCATCTCTACGATTTATGAGCGGGCAAAAGCTAGCGAAGGCGCGCTGCTGCGAGTTAATTTTTCCAGGTCGAATTTGCAGTTTCAAAAAACGATCTATAGCTTTGACGTCGCCGTTTTGGGCGGAGACTTTGACGGCGCGATCTCGCAGGCGCTCGGGCTAATCAAAGGCTTGCGAGATAGCGGCTTTGATGCGCGCGATTTCGCCCTTGCGAAGGATGCTTTGATCAGCTCGCGGCACAGCGCCTTTAAGCGCAGAAAAAGCGCGAATTCCGCGTTTTTTGCAAGAGAGATTCTTCATGCCGTAAAATCAGGAGCCGTTCTGCCTAGCGCCGTAAAACAGCGTGATTTGGAGGTAAAATTGCTGCGCGAGATCAGCCTAGAGGAGCTAAATTTAGAATTTAGGCGCCTTACGGATCTAAGCGAGGTGCACGCAAGCGTTTTTAGCGGCTCAGGATATAATCTGGATGAGGCTAAATTTAAAAAGCTGCAAAGCGGCGCTAAGGCGGTAAATACGCATGCCGCGCATAAAAAACTGCCGGATAGCCTGGTTTCTAAAAACCTACCCGAGGGCAAAATTTTAAGCAAGAGCCTTGATTCGCAATTTAAATTTTATACCTACCTGCTTGAAAATAACGCGACTGTGATCTTAAAGCCGCTTAAGACGCGCAAGGATTTCATCTCGTTTGCCGCGGTAAGCAGAGGCGGAATGTCCAATCTAGCGCATCCCGGGCTTGGTAGTTTTGCCGCGATGCTTTCAAACGAAAGCGGCGCAGGCGAGTTTAACAATTATGAAATTTCGCAAATTTTAAGCGGGCGGCAGGTGAATTACCGCAAAAACATCTCCGCGTTCTCGCATGGATTTTATGGAAGCTGCGGCTCGCGGGATCTAAAATGGCTGCTAGAAGCGATAAACTTAGAGCTTAGCTCTCCGCGCGTGGACGAGAAGGCGCTGCAAAATTTAAAGATCAAATCGCTCGATGAGCTTGCGCGAAACGAGAAATTGCCCGGATATAAATTTAGCAGGGAATTTAGCGAGTTTTTTTACGGCGGCAATGCGCGAATGCGCCCGCTAAGCGCCGCGCAGATCAAAGCTCTTAACGCAGAGGAGTTGAAAAAGATCATCTATGATAAATTTAGCAACGCCGCATCCTACACTTTCGTGCTTAGCGGCGATTTTGAGTTAAAAGACGCCGAAGCCCTCATAAAAAAATATCTGGCGAGCCTGCCCGTTCGCGGCGAACGCGAGGATTTTAAAGACGACGGAATTCGCAGCTTAAGCGGACGGCACGTTTTTATGCGCAACTATCAAAACTCCCCTAGAAGCGACGTCGCGCTTACCGCAATAAACAGATCCGCCCCGCACTCGCTTGAAAATACGATAAAAATTTCAGCTCTAGCTTCGGTGCTTCAGGAAGCCCTTAGAGAGCGCATTAGAGAGGACGAGGGGCGTACTTACGGCTTTTCGGTCGCTTCGAGCCTAAGCCGCATCCCGTACGAGCACTCAAGCCTTCATATTTCGTTTTCCTGCGCGCCGCAAAATACGGATCAAATTTTATCCGCAATTAGAGAAATTTTTGCAGAAATCGCAGGCGGCGGATCGGACGTAGCGCGGCATCTTGAAAATTTTAAAAAATCTCAGATCATCACGGCGCGTACCGCTCGCGAAAGCCCCGAGTTTTGGAACGACGCGCTCGTAAAATACGCGCTTTGGAATGAGGAGATCGCCGATTTTAAGACCTTTGAAAAGATCATAAATTCCATCTCGCCGAAGGATATCGCGGAGGCGGCGCAGACATATATTTTTGACACCGATGAGACGGTGAGGATAAACGCGCCGAAATTTTAA